The genomic DNA TCTTGCAAAATATCCCACTCCCAAATCCCAAATCCTCCAGATTTAATCGCCAAGGACAAGCGATCTGAAAGATTTTGCAATTTTTCTTCAGATTGTTTACGTTCAGTAATATCTTGAGCCGTACCCACAATTTG from Planktothrix tepida PCC 9214 includes the following:
- a CDS encoding PAS domain-containing protein, with the protein product EKRNCEYRLRDVNGEWHWLLSRDAAFLYNKDGTLKQIVGTAQDITERKQSEEKLQNLSDRLSLAIKSGGFGIWEWDILQ